Proteins co-encoded in one Victivallis lenta genomic window:
- the rplW gene encoding 50S ribosomal protein L23, with protein sequence MRSAFDIIIAPVVTEKCNAQAQASKYVFKVKTDAEKIEIGRAIEELFKVKVKSVNVMNCMGKARRAGRTNKMGRRADWKKAIVTLSEGSIEII encoded by the coding sequence ATGAGAAGTGCTTTTGATATCATCATCGCACCGGTGGTCACCGAGAAGTGCAACGCGCAGGCGCAGGCCTCGAAGTATGTCTTCAAGGTGAAGACGGATGCCGAAAAGATCGAGATCGGCCGGGCAATCGAAGAGTTGTTCAAGGTCAAGGTCAAATCGGTGAATGTAATGAACTGCATGGGCAAGGCCCGTCGTGCCGGTCGCACCAATAAAATGGGGCGCCGCGCTGACTGGAAGAAGGCGATCGTCACCTTGTCCGAAGGCAGCATCGAGATCATCTAA